A region from the Spirochaeta thermophila DSM 6192 genome encodes:
- a CDS encoding UTP--glucose-1-phosphate uridylyltransferase — translation MKGVIVAAGYGTRFLPATKTVPKELLPLVDTPSLQFIIDEFTASGVDEILVISSRRKKALEDYLDREIELELALERAGKRDLLARIAPPRAHVFIVHQQEMRGTGHALLCARPFIGDEPFVVAYPDDLHFGNPPLTAQLIRTYRETGCCVLASIHDPPDLSRYGVLKLAQDGIHVEDMVEKPAPGTEPSREVSIGRYLFTPDVFPLLEEGWKAHTGGEYYHLYALRRLMAQGKVVHTRVEGKRIDTGEPSGYLEAILEYALTRDDLRVPLERWISRHVGFFDGT, via the coding sequence ATGAAAGGCGTCATCGTCGCGGCCGGCTACGGCACCCGCTTCCTCCCCGCCACCAAGACCGTACCCAAGGAACTCCTCCCTCTCGTCGACACCCCCTCCCTCCAGTTCATCATAGACGAGTTCACCGCATCCGGTGTCGACGAGATCCTCGTCATCTCCTCGCGCAGGAAGAAGGCCCTCGAGGACTACCTGGACAGGGAGATCGAGCTCGAGCTCGCTCTGGAACGGGCAGGGAAGCGGGACCTCCTCGCCCGCATCGCCCCACCCCGGGCCCACGTCTTCATCGTGCACCAGCAGGAGATGAGGGGCACGGGTCACGCCCTGCTCTGTGCCAGACCTTTCATCGGTGACGAGCCCTTCGTGGTGGCCTATCCCGACGACCTCCACTTCGGGAACCCGCCCCTCACCGCTCAGCTCATCCGGACCTACCGGGAGACGGGCTGCTGTGTCCTTGCGAGCATACACGACCCGCCCGACCTCTCCCGCTACGGTGTGCTCAAGCTCGCCCAAGACGGCATCCACGTGGAGGACATGGTGGAGAAACCCGCACCCGGCACGGAACCGAGTCGCGAGGTCTCCATCGGAAGGTATCTCTTCACGCCCGACGTGTTCCCCCTCCTCGAAGAGGGGTGGAAGGCACACACCGGAGGGGAATACTACCACCTCTACGCCCTGCGCCGTCTCATGGCCCAGGGGAAGGTCGTCCACACACGCGTGGAAGGGAAACGGATCGACACCGGGGAACCGTCCGGCTACCTCGAGGCGATCCTCGAGTACGCCCTCACCAGGGACGACCTTCGGGTACCCTTGGAACGATGGATCTCACGGCACGTCGGATTCTTCGACGGGACATGA
- a CDS encoding hybrid sensor histidine kinase/response regulator, which yields MSEGRILVVEDDILTLSFLVKLFERRGFEVEGVSSGGEAVRRVEELEAFDLVLLDIVMPGLSGVEVCELIRERYPMFRLPVLFLTALAQPSEVARALDAGGNDYIVKPPQEDELFARVRNLIRLKRAVEENEELQELLRLKERLFNLVAHDVKVPASSILQAAALLREGVPPGLRRYLSGIEDAARRILDLVKGFLGYVRVRRLVDLERGAPVDLSVLLLQVVQRWKDRARAKGVGVAYGFDRGRRWTVQGDPLLLEELMDNLVGNAVKYTYPDTLVRVMLEERDGRVRFAVADEGPGVKESDRERIFQEFVSLSKEGGMGLGLALVKEVARLHGARVGVEDAEGGGAVFWVEFEGTVERDREDGL from the coding sequence GTGTCAGAGGGCCGTATCCTGGTGGTGGAGGACGACATCCTCACGCTCTCGTTCCTCGTGAAGCTCTTCGAGCGGCGGGGGTTCGAGGTGGAAGGGGTGTCTTCGGGGGGAGAGGCGGTCCGGCGGGTGGAGGAACTCGAGGCGTTCGATCTCGTGCTCCTCGATATCGTCATGCCGGGCCTGAGCGGGGTGGAGGTGTGCGAGCTCATCAGGGAACGGTATCCCATGTTCAGGTTGCCCGTCCTCTTCCTCACTGCCCTGGCTCAGCCGTCCGAGGTGGCGCGGGCCCTCGATGCCGGTGGGAACGACTACATCGTGAAACCGCCGCAGGAGGACGAGCTCTTCGCCCGGGTGCGGAACCTCATCCGGCTCAAACGGGCGGTGGAGGAGAACGAAGAGCTCCAGGAGCTCCTGAGGCTCAAGGAACGGCTCTTCAACCTGGTGGCTCACGACGTGAAGGTTCCCGCCTCGAGCATCCTCCAGGCGGCAGCCCTGCTCAGGGAAGGGGTTCCGCCGGGGCTTCGGCGGTATCTCTCGGGGATAGAGGATGCGGCACGTCGGATCCTGGACCTGGTGAAGGGGTTCCTGGGGTATGTGCGGGTGCGGCGTCTCGTGGATCTGGAGAGAGGAGCGCCGGTGGACCTTTCGGTGCTCCTCCTCCAGGTGGTCCAGCGGTGGAAGGATCGGGCGAGGGCGAAGGGTGTGGGCGTGGCCTATGGGTTCGATCGGGGGCGGCGCTGGACGGTGCAGGGCGATCCCCTGCTCCTCGAGGAGCTCATGGACAACCTGGTGGGCAATGCGGTGAAGTACACGTATCCCGACACCCTGGTGCGGGTGATGCTGGAGGAGCGGGACGGCAGGGTGCGGTTCGCGGTGGCCGACGAGGGGCCGGGGGTGAAGGAGAGCGACAGGGAACGGATATTCCAGGAGTTCGTGTCGCTTTCGAAGGAGGGGGGGATGGGGCTCGGGCTCGCGCTGGTGAAGGAGGTGGCACGGCTGCACGGGGCGCGGGTGGGGGTGGAGGATGCGGAGGGGGGTGGGGCGGTCTTCTGGGTGGAGTTCGAAGGGACGGTTGAGCGGGACCGAGAGGATGGGCTATGA
- a CDS encoding tRNA dihydrouridine synthase: MQTNPSLFPLNGEFPLFLAPMAELTHSGFRALLHTWGGCSVYATEMISAPGLLSKGPYERFYLDFSPDPSRTIVQLVGYDTDSLVQAAGILAEYPILGVDINMGCAAPEIRKRGGGAGWLLRGEEAVRLVGEVRRVLPPHLSLSVKIRIPESLPLEEFIAFLQGLMGQGLSFITVHPKGLKEKHDRPARWDLIPPLLEEIPIPVVGNGNITSFDVYRKRREEIPGLAGIMIGRKAVQAPWFFAYLRSRDRGEREPFTVNLEEAARSFLELLSRHQPPEFHLSRARRFFRYYTRNLFFGHTLLSAILKADSLTEIERLLSAYFERHPEEILHEEE; encoded by the coding sequence ATGCAAACAAATCCTTCCCTGTTCCCGCTTAACGGGGAGTTCCCCCTCTTCCTCGCACCCATGGCGGAACTCACCCATTCCGGATTCAGGGCCCTCCTCCACACATGGGGAGGATGCAGCGTCTACGCCACGGAGATGATAAGCGCTCCCGGTCTCCTCTCGAAGGGACCCTACGAGCGTTTCTATCTCGACTTCTCTCCGGACCCGTCGCGCACCATCGTCCAGCTCGTGGGTTACGACACGGACTCCCTCGTACAGGCGGCCGGGATCCTCGCGGAGTACCCGATCCTGGGGGTGGATATCAACATGGGGTGCGCCGCCCCTGAGATACGCAAGCGGGGAGGCGGTGCAGGATGGCTCCTCAGAGGAGAAGAGGCCGTACGCCTCGTGGGGGAAGTCCGCAGGGTCCTTCCCCCTCACCTCTCCCTCTCCGTGAAGATCCGCATCCCGGAATCCCTCCCTCTCGAGGAATTCATCGCCTTCCTCCAGGGACTCATGGGACAGGGCCTCTCCTTCATCACCGTACACCCCAAGGGCCTCAAGGAGAAACACGACCGGCCCGCACGCTGGGACCTCATCCCTCCCCTCCTCGAGGAGATCCCGATACCCGTGGTGGGAAACGGAAACATCACCTCTTTCGATGTGTACCGGAAGAGGAGGGAGGAGATACCGGGCCTCGCAGGCATCATGATCGGACGAAAGGCCGTCCAGGCCCCGTGGTTCTTCGCCTACCTCCGGTCGCGGGACCGAGGAGAGAGAGAACCGTTCACCGTGAATCTCGAGGAGGCCGCCCGTTCCTTCCTGGAGCTTCTCTCCCGCCACCAACCCCCCGAGTTCCACCTCTCCAGGGCGAGGAGATTCTTCAGGTACTACACGAGGAACCTCTTCTTCGGGCACACGCTCCTCTCCGCGATCCTCAAGGCCGATTCCCTCACAGAGATCGAACGCCTGCTATCCGCGTACTTCGAACGGCATCCGGAAGAGATCCTCCACGAGGAGGAATGA
- a CDS encoding methyl-accepting chemotaxis protein: MLQVGLLVAGIVLGGGMAFFLLKGRMGKGVGNTMRLLSVVEDALEEISQGNLETSIRLSRDGNLKATPGPLRPIQTRLFRLVREVNRITGEPLHRIFYVGSDLFLEGITCAEDIGGRLGGRGKVALFARSPRHVGNMLRVQGFRNISGLRFPDLEILGPFFTGGTVEDAVRSVREVLRAHPDVAALYCADETSPEGVCRAVKEAGRKDLYLVVHELRDALIPYFEDGTLDVAMDQDLFFQGYNTAVHLFNYVVHSWRPASSHIPTTVDRVTKENFRDFWEPGKGVRISKERLARRAEPMGPADRPVKILFIGDERYEVFEQIKQGVSQVAEVLSGYNAEVEWACPPAHRVRGGKMLSAYELIPYIKEKIAETSPDALAVTVKDRRIFPFLNHLAHEGLPIATYNTEPLTVRGLLYGISETAQDLFGLSTVLAQGTEESDLAMREIQSAITEVAESVESQQSTVQKGAEAVSHLMGSIQRVREGVDRQVEAVDASSALRGDLRDAVRTLGHQVDRLTHVREKMSEVVGRMEELGGFSQTIGEVVASIENVAVRTNLLALNAAIEAAHAGEAGKGFAVVAEEVRKLAQQSGVESSRIAQIVAQIQEQVGLTSASMEELSGEIQEQMGSLSSLMESFQVLIGKFLDSVERVSEVIEENKRQADLMDRDAQQVNTMIDEVVAVSEQNRAATEEVSAAIRELFAQMGSIRDMARQLAGTAQALKGAIVQFMSWR; encoded by the coding sequence ATGCTGCAAGTAGGGCTGCTCGTTGCCGGTATCGTCCTTGGTGGGGGGATGGCCTTCTTCCTGCTCAAGGGGAGGATGGGGAAAGGGGTAGGGAACACGATGCGTCTTCTCTCGGTGGTGGAGGATGCCCTGGAGGAGATCTCTCAGGGGAATCTCGAGACATCGATCCGACTGTCGAGGGACGGGAATCTCAAGGCCACGCCCGGGCCTCTCAGGCCGATCCAGACCCGCCTCTTCAGGCTCGTCCGGGAGGTCAACAGGATCACCGGAGAGCCGCTCCACCGGATCTTCTATGTGGGGAGCGATCTGTTCCTGGAGGGTATTACCTGCGCAGAGGACATCGGCGGCAGACTCGGCGGGAGAGGCAAGGTGGCCCTCTTCGCCCGTTCTCCCCGCCACGTGGGAAACATGCTCAGGGTTCAGGGATTCCGGAACATCTCGGGCCTGAGGTTCCCCGATCTCGAGATCCTCGGTCCGTTCTTCACCGGGGGTACGGTGGAGGATGCCGTGAGGTCGGTTCGAGAGGTGCTTCGCGCGCATCCCGACGTGGCGGCCCTCTATTGCGCAGACGAGACGTCGCCCGAAGGTGTGTGCAGGGCCGTGAAGGAGGCGGGGAGGAAGGATCTCTATCTCGTGGTACACGAACTCAGGGATGCCCTCATCCCCTATTTCGAAGACGGGACCCTCGACGTGGCCATGGACCAGGATCTCTTCTTCCAGGGCTACAATACCGCGGTGCACCTCTTCAACTACGTTGTCCACTCCTGGAGGCCCGCCTCTTCGCACATCCCCACCACGGTGGACCGGGTGACCAAGGAGAACTTCCGGGATTTCTGGGAACCGGGCAAGGGGGTGAGGATCTCCAAGGAGCGTCTCGCGCGGAGGGCCGAGCCCATGGGACCGGCGGACAGGCCGGTGAAGATCCTGTTCATAGGAGACGAACGATACGAGGTCTTCGAGCAGATCAAACAGGGGGTCTCCCAGGTGGCCGAGGTCCTCTCCGGCTACAACGCCGAGGTGGAGTGGGCGTGTCCTCCCGCCCACCGGGTGAGGGGAGGGAAGATGCTCTCCGCATACGAGCTCATCCCCTACATCAAGGAAAAGATCGCCGAGACCTCTCCCGACGCCCTCGCGGTCACCGTGAAGGACCGCAGGATCTTTCCCTTCCTCAACCACCTGGCGCATGAGGGGCTCCCCATCGCCACGTACAACACCGAGCCTCTCACGGTTCGAGGGCTGCTCTACGGCATCTCCGAGACCGCGCAGGATCTCTTCGGTCTCAGCACGGTGCTCGCACAGGGAACGGAGGAGTCGGATCTCGCCATGAGGGAGATCCAGAGCGCCATCACCGAGGTCGCCGAGAGCGTGGAGTCGCAGCAATCCACGGTGCAGAAGGGTGCCGAGGCGGTCTCGCACCTCATGGGGTCCATCCAGCGTGTGAGGGAGGGCGTGGACAGACAGGTGGAGGCGGTGGATGCCTCCAGCGCCCTGCGCGGGGACCTGCGGGATGCGGTGCGTACCCTCGGCCACCAGGTGGACAGGCTCACCCATGTGAGGGAGAAGATGAGCGAGGTGGTGGGGAGGATGGAGGAACTGGGTGGGTTCTCCCAGACCATAGGAGAGGTGGTGGCTTCCATAGAGAACGTGGCGGTGCGCACGAACCTCCTCGCCCTCAATGCAGCCATCGAGGCCGCACATGCGGGGGAGGCCGGGAAGGGTTTCGCCGTGGTGGCGGAAGAGGTGCGCAAGCTCGCCCAGCAGTCGGGGGTGGAGAGTTCCAGGATCGCGCAGATCGTCGCCCAGATACAGGAGCAGGTGGGCCTCACCTCGGCCTCCATGGAGGAACTCTCCGGCGAGATACAGGAGCAGATGGGGAGTCTCTCGTCGCTCATGGAGAGCTTTCAGGTCCTCATCGGGAAGTTCCTCGATTCGGTGGAACGGGTCTCCGAAGTGATAGAGGAAAACAAGCGGCAGGCCGACCTTATGGATCGGGACGCCCAACAGGTGAACACCATGATAGACGAGGTGGTGGCGGTGAGCGAGCAGAACCGGGCGGCCACCGAAGAGGTCTCGGCCGCCATCCGGGAGCTTTTCGCCCAGATGGGGAGCATCCGGGACATGGCCCGTCAGCTCGCCGGTACGGCGCAAGCCCTGAAAGGTGCCATCGTCCAGTTCATGTCCTGGAGGTAG
- a CDS encoding adenylate/guanylate cyclase domain-containing protein encodes MSIRIKVVLVIIPILVLSLLIAGLSSYFFATSGITRIAREFLGFKADELEKYMLTQWQVLVESGLSDRPEMRAATQEGMASFAATLIRSTTELILAVDGDGALAFSTSPVELTPEEWDTIREVFETGRAEGFFTLRLGDTERVGRGFFFEPFSWYVVLTEARTTFYQDVEKITTQTIYIVAGSILFASLLVFFFVGYLLRPLSRVVSTMQGIIASTDLSQRVPVEYHDEIGELSHTFNLMVEGLDRAYTSIKNYAMEAVVARRNEMKIRNIFQKYVPQDIIDQFFEHPESMLVGDNRVLAVLFSDIRSFTTISEGMPPDELVEALNRYFALMVDIITARNGIVDKYIGDAIMAFFGAPVKRPDDGYNAVLAAIEMTEKVKEFNQRQIEEGKPEFRIGVGINYGLVTVGNIGCEKKMDYTVIGDMVNLASRLEGLTKYYHQEIVISESLFRKVEGKLPVRLLDTVAVKGKHRGVRIYTVKRELSPRQEEIWKLHNEGMELYYARRFDEAAVLFQRILELDPQDYPAQMLSRRCRLYVVEPPPPDWDGVEKMLVK; translated from the coding sequence GTGAGCATACGGATAAAGGTGGTGCTCGTCATCATCCCCATCCTCGTGCTTTCGCTCTTGATCGCAGGGCTCTCGTCATACTTCTTCGCCACATCCGGTATCACCAGGATCGCGAGGGAATTCCTCGGTTTCAAGGCCGATGAGCTGGAGAAGTACATGCTCACACAGTGGCAGGTGCTGGTGGAGAGCGGACTCTCCGACAGGCCCGAGATGCGGGCTGCCACGCAGGAGGGGATGGCTTCGTTCGCCGCCACCCTCATAAGGAGTACCACTGAGCTCATCCTCGCCGTCGACGGCGACGGTGCGCTCGCCTTCTCCACTTCCCCGGTGGAGCTGACTCCGGAAGAGTGGGACACGATACGGGAGGTCTTCGAGACCGGGAGGGCGGAAGGGTTCTTCACCCTCAGGCTGGGGGATACGGAACGCGTGGGAAGGGGATTCTTCTTCGAACCCTTCTCCTGGTATGTGGTCCTCACCGAGGCGCGGACTACCTTCTACCAGGATGTGGAGAAGATCACCACCCAGACGATCTACATCGTGGCGGGAAGTATCCTGTTCGCCTCGCTCCTCGTGTTCTTCTTCGTGGGGTATCTCCTGCGCCCCCTCTCCCGGGTGGTCTCCACCATGCAGGGGATCATCGCATCCACCGATCTCTCCCAGCGGGTGCCGGTGGAATACCACGACGAGATAGGTGAGCTCTCACACACCTTCAACCTCATGGTGGAGGGACTGGATCGGGCCTATACGAGCATCAAGAACTACGCCATGGAGGCGGTGGTCGCCAGACGCAACGAGATGAAGATCCGCAACATCTTCCAGAAGTACGTGCCGCAGGACATCATCGACCAGTTCTTTGAGCATCCCGAATCCATGCTGGTGGGCGACAACCGGGTGCTCGCGGTGCTCTTCTCCGACATCCGAAGTTTTACGACTATCTCGGAGGGTATGCCTCCCGACGAACTGGTCGAGGCCCTCAACCGCTACTTTGCCCTCATGGTGGACATCATCACCGCCCGCAACGGGATCGTAGACAAGTACATAGGGGACGCCATCATGGCCTTCTTTGGTGCCCCGGTGAAGCGGCCGGACGACGGATACAACGCGGTGCTGGCTGCAATAGAGATGACGGAGAAGGTGAAGGAGTTCAATCAGCGGCAGATCGAGGAGGGGAAGCCCGAGTTCCGGATAGGGGTGGGGATCAACTACGGCCTGGTCACCGTGGGAAACATAGGGTGCGAGAAGAAGATGGACTACACGGTGATCGGGGACATGGTGAACCTCGCCTCCCGTCTGGAAGGACTCACGAAGTACTATCATCAGGAGATCGTCATATCGGAGAGCCTCTTCCGAAAGGTGGAGGGGAAGCTTCCGGTGAGGCTCCTCGATACCGTGGCGGTGAAGGGGAAACACCGGGGGGTGCGTATCTACACGGTGAAGCGAGAGCTCTCGCCACGGCAGGAGGAGATCTGGAAGCTGCACAACGAGGGGATGGAGCTCTACTATGCGAGGCGGTTCGACGAGGCAGCCGTGCTCTTCCAGCGGATCCTGGAGCTCGATCCCCAGGACTATCCCGCGCAGATGCTCTCCAGGCGGTGCAGGCTCTATGTCGTGGAACCGCCTCCTCCCGACTGGGACGGGGTGGAGAAGATGCTGGTGAAGTGA
- a CDS encoding methyl-accepting chemotaxis protein — MLKNLRLSYKIILIALIIIVLYSLFVLLYVYPEVRKDLYAEKYLKTRHVVEVAYGVLVFYAQKAQEGVFSTQEAQERAKELVRQLRYEQEEYFWINDTRPYMVMHPYKPELEGTDLSDYEDPNGKKLFMEMVKVCNEKGAGFVDYMWPKPGFDNPVPKISYVKLFEPWDWIIGSGIYLDDVEAETGALFNLILVSIAVIVAISLGLAILMARSISLPITNVSGNLLASSNQLESAATQVSSSSQELSSGASELASSVEEITSNMEELQSIIESNTKTVTEAELLMKETNESAGLSTRQTEELQNAMTLISENARKIVKINKVIDDIAFQTSILALNAAVEAARAGEAGRGFAVVAEQVKSLAQKSAEAAKETTELIETVVDSIDSGQEKLSTVKESALKVSTLAGKVNVLLDEITTAFKEQSRGVSQVTKAISQVNTVVQGTAASSEETASAGEELLSQVEQLREVVVVLNRIVNGARAAAAAHADGEHHTEKDRPPAKTPPRTTPPPRDPHDHKDVEIIRPEETLPLDDFKDF; from the coding sequence ATGCTCAAGAACCTGAGACTGTCCTACAAGATCATCCTCATCGCCCTCATCATCATCGTGCTCTACTCGCTCTTCGTGCTGCTCTACGTCTATCCGGAGGTGAGGAAGGACCTCTACGCGGAGAAATACCTCAAGACCCGACACGTGGTCGAAGTGGCCTATGGCGTGCTTGTGTTTTACGCACAAAAGGCCCAAGAGGGAGTGTTTTCCACACAGGAGGCGCAGGAGCGCGCGAAGGAGCTTGTGCGACAGTTACGCTACGAGCAAGAAGAGTACTTCTGGATAAACGACACCCGTCCCTACATGGTGATGCACCCCTACAAACCTGAACTGGAAGGTACCGACCTCTCCGATTACGAAGATCCCAACGGCAAGAAGCTCTTTATGGAGATGGTGAAGGTGTGTAACGAGAAGGGTGCCGGATTCGTGGACTACATGTGGCCCAAACCGGGTTTCGACAACCCCGTACCCAAGATCTCGTACGTGAAGCTGTTCGAGCCGTGGGACTGGATCATAGGGAGCGGGATCTACCTCGACGACGTGGAGGCCGAGACCGGGGCCCTCTTCAACCTCATCCTCGTCTCCATCGCCGTCATCGTGGCCATCTCCCTCGGTCTTGCCATCCTCATGGCGCGGAGCATCTCCCTCCCCATCACCAACGTGAGCGGCAACCTCCTCGCCTCCTCCAACCAGCTCGAATCGGCCGCCACCCAGGTCTCCTCCTCCAGCCAGGAACTCTCCAGCGGCGCGAGCGAGCTCGCAAGCTCGGTCGAGGAGATCACCAGCAACATGGAGGAACTCCAGTCCATCATCGAGTCCAACACCAAGACCGTCACCGAGGCAGAGCTCCTCATGAAGGAGACCAACGAGAGCGCCGGCCTCTCCACCCGGCAGACCGAGGAACTCCAGAACGCCATGACCCTCATAAGCGAGAACGCCAGAAAGATCGTCAAGATCAACAAGGTCATCGACGACATCGCCTTCCAGACGAGCATCCTCGCCCTCAACGCCGCCGTGGAGGCCGCCAGGGCCGGTGAGGCCGGCAGGGGCTTCGCCGTGGTCGCCGAGCAGGTCAAGTCCCTCGCCCAGAAGAGCGCCGAGGCCGCAAAGGAGACCACCGAGCTCATCGAGACCGTGGTCGACAGCATAGACTCCGGCCAGGAGAAACTCTCCACCGTCAAGGAGAGCGCCCTCAAGGTGAGCACCCTCGCCGGCAAGGTCAACGTCCTCCTCGACGAGATCACCACCGCCTTCAAGGAACAGTCCAGGGGTGTCTCCCAGGTCACCAAGGCCATCTCCCAGGTCAACACCGTGGTACAGGGGACGGCCGCCTCCTCCGAGGAGACGGCCAGTGCCGGTGAGGAGCTCCTCTCCCAGGTGGAACAGCTCCGTGAGGTCGTGGTGGTCCTCAACCGCATCGTGAACGGCGCCCGCGCCGCCGCCGCCGCCCACGCGGACGGCGAACACCACACCGAGAAGGACCGTCCCCCCGCCAAGACACCGCCCCGGACCACACCCCCACCAAGGGATCCCCACGACCACAAGGACGTCGAGATCATACGCCCCGAGGAGACGCTCCCCCTCGACGACTTCAAGGACTTCTGA
- the pyk gene encoding pyruvate kinase, translated as MRKNTKIIATISDSRCDFSFIKALIEEGVDAFRLNTAHQTPETSKRVVDAIRKVSSHVAIVLDTKGPEVRTRLGGAPLEVQEGDVVWVGGEPVEDAPWFSTSYERFVEDVPEGARLLIDDGEIGLLVEERKAGRLVCRVENEGVVKDKKSINVPGVHLSLPALTGKDREYVRFAVEEGVDYIAHSFVRSREDVEEVREALERAGGDAGTVGIIAKIENREGVDHAEGILDTCDGLMIARGDLGIEIPAEEVPAIQKRLIRLCMERAKPVITATQLLHSMIENPRPTRAEVTDIATAVLDGTDALMLSGETAYGKYPVEAVKTMVRVASTAEKMRPELPEHDIVGYTNPVRYFLSQVAMKASYRLPIAAIIVHTYTGRTARLVSSFRGKTPVYVFCHDSRVARRLALSYGVYPRVIELPESTDELVKESISSLLTEGDVRPEDLVLILAGSPPHQSNSSNFLEINTVATYLKERG; from the coding sequence ATGAGAAAGAATACCAAGATCATAGCGACGATCTCCGACAGTCGGTGCGACTTCTCCTTCATCAAAGCCCTCATCGAGGAAGGGGTGGACGCGTTCAGGCTCAACACCGCGCACCAGACACCCGAGACGAGCAAACGGGTGGTGGATGCGATCCGCAAGGTCTCATCCCATGTGGCGATCGTGCTCGATACCAAGGGCCCCGAGGTGAGAACACGGCTCGGTGGGGCCCCGCTCGAGGTGCAGGAGGGAGATGTGGTATGGGTGGGGGGTGAACCTGTTGAGGATGCCCCCTGGTTCTCCACCTCGTACGAGCGGTTCGTCGAGGATGTGCCGGAAGGGGCGAGACTCCTCATCGACGACGGGGAGATCGGCCTCCTGGTGGAGGAGCGGAAGGCAGGTCGGCTGGTATGCAGGGTGGAGAACGAAGGGGTGGTCAAGGACAAGAAGAGCATCAACGTCCCGGGCGTGCACCTCTCGCTTCCGGCGCTCACCGGCAAGGACAGGGAATACGTACGCTTCGCCGTGGAAGAAGGGGTGGACTACATCGCTCATTCCTTCGTGCGCAGCCGGGAGGATGTGGAGGAGGTGAGAGAGGCCCTCGAGAGGGCGGGAGGGGATGCCGGCACGGTGGGGATCATCGCCAAGATCGAGAACCGGGAGGGGGTGGACCACGCCGAGGGTATCCTCGACACATGTGACGGGCTCATGATCGCGCGGGGAGACCTGGGGATAGAGATACCGGCCGAGGAGGTCCCGGCGATCCAGAAGAGGCTCATACGTCTGTGCATGGAGCGGGCGAAGCCGGTGATCACCGCCACCCAGCTTCTCCACTCCATGATAGAGAACCCCCGGCCGACCAGGGCCGAGGTGACGGACATCGCCACCGCGGTGCTCGACGGTACGGACGCCCTCATGCTCAGCGGAGAGACTGCGTACGGCAAGTACCCCGTGGAGGCGGTGAAGACCATGGTGCGAGTGGCCTCCACGGCCGAGAAGATGAGGCCCGAGCTCCCTGAACACGACATCGTAGGCTATACCAACCCTGTGCGCTACTTCCTCTCGCAGGTGGCCATGAAGGCGAGCTACCGGCTTCCCATCGCGGCCATCATCGTGCATACCTACACCGGGAGGACCGCGAGGCTGGTGTCCTCTTTCAGGGGCAAGACACCGGTGTATGTCTTCTGCCATGATTCCCGCGTGGCCCGAAGGCTGGCCCTCTCGTATGGGGTGTACCCCCGGGTGATAGAACTTCCCGAGAGCACCGACGAGCTGGTGAAGGAGAGCATCTCCTCTCTCCTCACGGAAGGGGATGTCCGTCCCGAGGATCTGGTGTTGATCCTCGCAGGATCCCCGCCGCATCAGAGCAACAGCTCGAACTTCCTGGAGATCAATACCGTCGCCACCTATCTCAAGGAGCGGGGATAG